The following are encoded in a window of Salmo trutta chromosome 27, fSalTru1.1, whole genome shotgun sequence genomic DNA:
- the LOC115164952 gene encoding F-box/LRR-repeat protein 7-like — protein MTCVDVSWSRATDTGIKALTDTCTGLKTVVLNGCQVTDEALNALVIRCRDSLRRLEVFGCLSISPSCLNTVSELCPGLETLNIGQIPKVTHPYLTLVTSRLKRLHSLNLTGLHAVSDQTVHQVLLQCPDLQRLTLSSCPGVTDMSLHKISTHAPHIRLLDLSGCGKVSDAGVKAVAVACRCLQYLDLSSTATGNRGVSLLAKYCSTHLHTVKLSFCQISPEAIHNLSRQCKRLKLLHLYGCTYIPTEKEIRDINPTVTLYPLT, from the exons ATGACCTGTGTGGACGTCAGCTGGAGCAGAGCAACTGACACGGGCATCAAAGCACTGACTGACACCTGCACTGG CCTGAAGACTGTTGTTCTTAATGGTTGCCAAGTTACAGATGAAGCCCTGAATGCCCTTGTCATAAGATGCAGAGACAG TCTGCGCAGGTTGGAGGTGTTTGGCTGCCTGTCTATCAGTCCCTCATGTCTGAACACAGTGTCAGAGTTGTGTCCTGGGCTGGAGACTCTGAACATCGGCCAGATCCCTAAGGTCACTCACCCCTATCTGACCCTGGTGACGTCACGACTCAAACGCCTTCACTCCCTTAACCTGACTGGACTGCAcgca GTGAGTGATCAGACAGTTCATCAGGTCCTCCTGCAGTGCCCTGACCTCCAGAGGCTGACCCTCAGCTCCTGCCCTGGAGTCACTGACATGAGCCTGCACAAGATCAGCACCCACGCTCCCCACATCAG gttgttGGATCTAAGTGGCTGCGGTAAGGTGAGTGATGCTGGCGTTAAGGCTGTAGCTGTGGCCTGTAGATGCCTGCAGTACCTGGACCTGAGCTCCACCGCCACAGGGAACAGAGG GGTGAGCCTGTTGGCAAAGTACTGCAGCACTCATCTCCACACTGTCAAACTGAGCTTCTGCCAGATCAGCCCAGAGGCCATCCACAACCTCAGCAGGCAGTGCAAACG gttgaaGCTACTGCATCTCTACGGCTGTACCTACATCCCTACTGAGAAGGAGATCAGAGACATCAACCCCACTGTTACACTCTACCCGCTGACTTGA